The Thermoflavifilum sp. genome contains a region encoding:
- a CDS encoding helical backbone metal receptor: MKQNKLFKDQMGRTVRIPFPPRRIVSLVPSQTEFLYDLGLEEEVVGITRFCVHPEQWFRTKTRVGGTKQLHLEQIRKLQPELILANKEENEKTQLEALMLEFPVWISNVYTLQDALDMMQMVGEITNRKTQAREIIDKIISAFDQLRTYTASIASVYTPRVAYFIWYRPWMVAASHTFIDHLLQCCGFQNAFAYLNRYPRVHELEIQQANPDIILFSSEPFPFQPVHQQLLEAVLPEAKYYFVDGEMFSWYGSRLLYAPAYFEELIRQIRHEGNP; encoded by the coding sequence ATGAAACAAAATAAGCTGTTTAAAGATCAAATGGGACGTACGGTGCGCATCCCCTTTCCTCCTCGCCGGATTGTGTCGCTCGTGCCTTCACAAACCGAGTTTCTGTATGACTTAGGATTGGAAGAAGAGGTGGTGGGAATCACCCGATTTTGTGTGCATCCTGAGCAATGGTTCCGGACAAAAACACGTGTAGGCGGTACAAAACAATTGCACCTGGAACAAATACGCAAACTGCAACCCGAGCTGATTCTGGCCAATAAAGAAGAAAATGAAAAAACACAACTGGAAGCATTGATGCTGGAATTTCCGGTATGGATTAGCAATGTATATACCCTGCAAGACGCACTGGATATGATGCAGATGGTGGGCGAAATTACGAATCGAAAAACGCAAGCACGAGAAATTATCGACAAAATTATTTCTGCATTTGATCAACTGCGTACCTATACGGCGAGCATAGCATCCGTTTACACACCCCGGGTGGCTTATTTTATCTGGTATCGTCCCTGGATGGTGGCTGCCAGTCATACCTTCATCGATCATCTGCTGCAATGCTGTGGATTTCAAAATGCATTTGCCTATCTCAACAGATATCCCCGGGTTCATGAATTAGAGATCCAGCAGGCAAATCCCGATATCATTCTGTTTTCTTCAGAACCATTTCCTTTCCAGCCTGTACATCAACAACTTTTAGAAGCCGTGCTGCCGGAGGCAAAATATTATTTTGTAGATGGAGAAATGTTTTCCTGGTATGGAAGTCGACTGTTATATGCACCGGCCTATTTCGAGGAACTGATCAGGCAAATCAGGCATGAAGGCAACCCGTGA
- the bioD gene encoding dethiobiotin synthase — translation MSGVLFVTGIGTDVGKTVASAILVKALQADYWKPVQSGASEGTDGQRIQQWLGSAVIIHPETYCLQRAVSPHLAAREEGVHIELHAIHQHFQQIHRSDRWLVIEGAGGLLVPLNETQTFLDLIALLQVPVVLVSRQYLGSLNHTLLTARVLQQSGIAVAGWISNGSYESNEADLKKWLPWPELASLPRADTIDGRWIEQQASRLELQLLSTFQPAVSA, via the coding sequence ATGTCAGGTGTATTGTTTGTCACGGGTATCGGTACGGATGTGGGGAAAACAGTTGCTTCGGCTATACTCGTAAAAGCGTTGCAGGCCGATTACTGGAAACCCGTACAGTCAGGCGCTTCAGAAGGTACAGATGGACAGCGAATACAGCAGTGGCTTGGCTCAGCGGTAATCATTCACCCGGAGACCTATTGCCTGCAAAGAGCTGTATCGCCCCATCTGGCGGCGCGGGAAGAGGGTGTACATATCGAGCTACATGCCATTCATCAACATTTTCAGCAAATACACCGCTCCGATCGCTGGCTTGTGATAGAAGGTGCTGGAGGATTGCTGGTGCCTTTGAATGAAACCCAAACATTTCTGGATCTGATTGCCCTGTTGCAGGTTCCGGTGGTGCTGGTATCACGACAATACCTGGGCAGCTTAAACCACACCTTACTTACTGCACGGGTATTGCAACAGAGCGGTATAGCTGTTGCGGGATGGATAAGCAATGGAAGTTATGAAAGCAATGAGGCGGATCTGAAAAAATGGCTTCCATGGCCTGAACTGGCTTCACTACCCCGGGCTGATACTATCGATGGGCGATGGATTGAGCAACAGGCATCGCGCCTGGAATTACAACTGCTATCCACATTTCAACCTGCTGTTTCCGCATGA
- a CDS encoding GIY-YIG nuclease family protein, translating into MPFFVYILQSHKDGSFYVGYTQNYILRLQQHNLGRSRYTSHKRPWSLIYVEQLPSKSAAIIRERKLKHNKKDYFLWLAAQPTNLIRKH; encoded by the coding sequence ATGCCCTTCTTCGTCTACATCCTTCAAAGTCATAAAGACGGCTCCTTTTACGTCGGTTACACCCAGAATTACATCCTTCGCCTTCAGCAACATAACCTCGGACGCTCACGTTATACCTCTCACAAACGCCCATGGTCCCTCATCTACGTCGAACAACTCCCCTCTAAATCCGCCGCCATCATCCGTGAACGTAAACTTAAACACAACAAAAAAGATTATTTCCTCTGGCTCGCCGCTCAACCCACCAATCTCATCCGCAAACATTAA
- a CDS encoding polyprenyl synthetase family protein: MHSFRELLEKFEKRFDVQQFPEQPARLYDAARHMLQMQGKRIRPILCLMGNELFDEIVEDAFEAAAAIELFHNFTLIHDDIMDKAPLRRGQITVHEKFGESTAILAGDVMLVQAYEHLKYISSDILPDILHAFNQAARLVCEGQQLDMEFESRHPAEIPMDAYIDMITLKTSVLLSVSLQIGALIGGAGDRNIHHLYEFGKYLGIAFQIQDDWLDAFGDPQQFGKQPGGDILSNKKTFLLVKAYEIASQEQRQQLDAALQHNGTEKLKQVLALFEALHIPQWAETEKKKYTELALHHLEEIAVISSRKKPLEELVHYLLNRTS, encoded by the coding sequence ATGCATAGTTTTCGCGAGCTATTGGAAAAGTTTGAAAAACGTTTTGATGTTCAGCAGTTCCCCGAACAACCCGCCAGGCTTTATGATGCAGCCCGGCATATGTTACAGATGCAGGGTAAACGCATTCGTCCCATATTGTGTTTAATGGGCAATGAATTGTTTGATGAAATCGTGGAAGATGCTTTCGAGGCTGCAGCTGCTATTGAATTATTTCACAATTTCACCTTAATCCATGACGACATCATGGATAAAGCCCCTCTGCGAAGAGGACAGATCACCGTTCACGAAAAATTTGGCGAATCAACCGCTATACTGGCCGGTGATGTCATGCTGGTACAAGCCTATGAACACCTGAAATACATTTCATCTGACATCCTGCCTGATATCCTGCACGCTTTCAATCAGGCCGCAAGGCTGGTCTGTGAAGGGCAACAGCTGGATATGGAATTTGAAAGCCGGCATCCGGCCGAGATTCCCATGGATGCCTATATTGACATGATTACCCTGAAAACATCTGTGTTGCTTTCCGTGAGTCTGCAGATCGGCGCATTAATCGGTGGTGCAGGTGATCGAAATATTCATCACCTCTACGAATTTGGTAAATACCTGGGCATCGCTTTTCAAATTCAGGACGATTGGCTCGATGCTTTCGGAGATCCTCAACAATTTGGAAAACAACCCGGCGGCGATATTCTTTCCAATAAAAAAACCTTCTTGCTGGTTAAAGCATACGAAATTGCCAGCCAGGAACAACGCCAGCAACTGGATGCAGCCCTGCAGCATAACGGCACTGAAAAACTCAAACAGGTACTGGCCTTATTCGAAGCCCTGCACATTCCACAGTGGGCAGAAACAGAAAAAAAGAAATACACCGAGCTTGCTTTGCATCATCTGGAAGAGATTGCCGTAATATCATCCCGCAAAAAACCACTGGAAGAGTTAGTCCACTATTTGCTGAACCGAACGTCATAA
- the ftcD gene encoding glutamate formimidoyltransferase, translated as MNESPRDFRLIEAVPNFSEGQNKAIIQQIVDAMALDAQGRLREGMRILHVDSGEAANRTVITLAGHPEAVTEALFWGIQKATECIDMRKHRGVHPRIGATDVCPLIPLQDISMQETVRLARKLAQRVAENLQLPVFLYEAARLKEERKRLAAIRKGEFEGLAEKLQDMQWQPDFGPPTPHPTAGAVVIGARPFLIAFNVHLDTQDVQIARTIARTIRESSTSQSLKGLRAIGWYVEEYGLAQVSMNITDVVQTPLHRVFESVKRVATEMGIGVKGSEIIGLVPLACMLEAGMYYATEMHLHLSPTEKEDKSIQLAIQQMGLNRLKPFQPDQKILEYVLQQHADIFFLKKTPLPLVIPAASDIYPM; from the coding sequence ATGAATGAATCACCCAGAGACTTCAGGCTTATTGAAGCCGTTCCGAATTTCAGTGAGGGCCAAAATAAAGCCATCATCCAGCAGATTGTCGATGCTATGGCCCTCGATGCACAGGGTCGCCTGCGGGAAGGCATGCGCATCCTGCATGTAGACAGTGGAGAGGCTGCCAATCGCACGGTTATTACGCTCGCCGGTCATCCGGAAGCCGTCACAGAAGCATTGTTCTGGGGTATTCAGAAAGCTACCGAGTGCATAGACATGCGAAAGCATCGGGGCGTACATCCACGTATAGGCGCCACCGACGTTTGTCCGCTCATCCCCCTGCAGGATATCTCCATGCAAGAAACCGTGAGGCTGGCCCGAAAACTGGCTCAGCGTGTGGCTGAAAACTTGCAACTACCGGTTTTCCTGTATGAAGCAGCCCGTCTGAAGGAAGAACGAAAACGACTGGCGGCAATCCGGAAAGGAGAATTTGAAGGACTTGCAGAAAAACTGCAGGATATGCAATGGCAGCCCGATTTTGGTCCACCCACACCTCATCCTACCGCCGGAGCTGTAGTGATAGGCGCACGTCCTTTTCTTATTGCTTTTAACGTTCATCTGGATACACAGGACGTACAGATCGCCAGAACCATTGCCAGAACCATCCGTGAATCAAGCACCTCACAAAGTCTGAAAGGCCTGCGTGCTATTGGCTGGTATGTAGAAGAATATGGCCTGGCTCAGGTGTCAATGAATATTACGGATGTGGTCCAGACGCCTCTTCATCGGGTGTTTGAATCCGTAAAACGCGTCGCCACGGAAATGGGTATCGGCGTGAAAGGAAGTGAAATCATCGGACTGGTGCCGCTGGCCTGCATGCTGGAAGCAGGTATGTACTATGCTACAGAAATGCATCTTCATCTCTCACCCACTGAAAAGGAGGATAAATCCATTCAACTGGCCATTCAACAGATGGGGCTGAATCGCCTGAAACCTTTCCAGCCCGACCAGAAAATTCTGGAATACGTGCTGCAACAACACGCCGATATATTTTTTCTCAAAAAAACACCGTTACCGCTGGTCATTCCTGCAGCATCGGACATCTATCCCATGTAA
- a CDS encoding pyridoxal-phosphate dependent enzyme produces the protein MAYYQNILETIGHTPLVKLNRVTAELPCTVLAKVEFFNPGHSIKDRMAVKMIEDAEKAGLLKPGGTIIEGTSGNTGMGLAMAAIVKGYKCIFTITDKQSKEKIDILKALGAEVIVCPTNVEPEDPRSYYSVARRLAREIPNSIYIDQYNNLSNRQAHYETTGPEIWEQTEGKITHLVVGAGTGGTITGTGMFLKEKNPHIQVWAIDTYGSLLKKYHDTGEIDMNEVYPYITEGIGEDFVPANYDMRVIDHFEKVTDKDGAIMARRITKEEGIFVGYSAGSAVAGLLQLKDRLKPEHLVVVIFHDHGSRYVGKIYNDQWMLERGFLHVKTVKDMLNARIQDRLIAIEAHETVAHAIELMQHHDIGQLPVMKNGEPIGSLSESGIFNKLLRDHHIRNASAEEVMEKPFPVVSMDTPIERLSAYINKDNGAVLCKDESGNYHIITKYDIITALASA, from the coding sequence ATGGCATACTATCAAAATATTCTGGAAACCATTGGTCACACCCCACTGGTTAAATTAAACCGGGTTACTGCCGAATTGCCCTGCACCGTGCTGGCTAAAGTGGAATTTTTTAATCCCGGCCATTCCATCAAAGATCGTATGGCTGTGAAGATGATTGAAGATGCCGAGAAAGCAGGTCTCCTGAAGCCCGGAGGCACCATAATTGAAGGTACTTCCGGAAATACCGGCATGGGATTGGCTATGGCCGCCATTGTAAAAGGATATAAGTGCATTTTTACCATAACCGATAAACAATCCAAAGAGAAAATTGATATCCTCAAAGCCCTGGGTGCCGAAGTTATTGTTTGTCCCACCAATGTTGAACCCGAGGATCCTCGCTCCTACTATTCGGTTGCCAGGCGTCTGGCCAGAGAAATCCCCAATAGCATTTATATCGATCAGTATAACAATCTTTCCAATCGTCAGGCTCATTATGAAACAACAGGTCCGGAAATATGGGAGCAAACGGAAGGGAAAATTACCCATCTGGTGGTAGGTGCTGGAACGGGAGGAACCATCACCGGTACAGGTATGTTTTTAAAAGAAAAAAATCCGCATATTCAGGTCTGGGCCATTGACACATATGGATCATTGCTCAAAAAATACCATGATACCGGGGAAATTGATATGAATGAGGTCTATCCGTATATCACCGAAGGGATAGGTGAAGATTTTGTTCCGGCGAATTATGATATGCGCGTCATCGATCATTTTGAAAAAGTAACCGATAAAGATGGGGCTATCATGGCACGACGGATTACCAAGGAGGAAGGGATTTTCGTTGGATATTCGGCAGGTAGTGCTGTGGCTGGTCTCCTGCAACTCAAAGATCGACTCAAGCCGGAACATCTGGTGGTGGTGATTTTCCACGATCACGGCAGCAGATATGTAGGTAAAATCTACAATGATCAATGGATGCTTGAACGTGGTTTCCTGCACGTGAAAACCGTTAAGGATATGCTCAATGCACGGATTCAGGATCGACTCATTGCCATTGAAGCGCACGAAACTGTAGCCCATGCCATTGAGCTCATGCAACATCATGATATCGGTCAATTGCCGGTTATGAAAAATGGTGAACCTATTGGCTCTTTATCTGAAAGTGGCATTTTCAATAAACTGCTTCGCGATCACCACATCCGGAATGCCAGCGCCGAAGAGGTTATGGAAAAACCTTTCCCGGTAGTCAGCATGGACACGCCCATCGAACGGCTTTCGGCTTATATCAACAAAGACAATGGTGCAGTACTTTGCAAGGATGAAAGTGGCAATTATCATATCATCACCAAATACGACATCATCACGGCGCTGGCCAGTGCCTGA
- the rnr gene encoding ribonuclease R, whose product MARKKNTKKKKSTASAGREYKGIVDMTRSGLAYIVVEGLEKDIRVRQKNLNTAMHGDEVLVKIIPHRQKGGRMEGEVLQVINRKRNEFTGVLQVAGANAFVVPDDEHLPHVLVDVEHMHEAKPGDKVVVKILRWRGAHRLPEGEITQVLDPGLTGANDVAMKEILVSHGFPLVFPNEVMQELLHLPERIPEIEFSKRKDIREVLTFTIDPVDARDFDDAVSFRILKNGWYEVGVHIADVSYYVLPGTALDEEAYRRATSVYLPDRVLPMLPEKISNELCSLRPNEDKLCFSVIFQITPDGQMKKHWIGKTVIRSKRRFTYEEVQAIIEAHREKDPEHFIHATSYEPYVRELMLLHHLAQGFRKERIAHGAINFSSSEVRFVLDERAFPIGILIKESKEAHQLIEEMMLLANRTVAEFASTYRYKQQPIPFPYRVHDQPDEEKLKIFSAFALKFGHRFDLSTPQSIAASFNKMLALVQGRPEQQVLESLGIRTMAKAVYSTENIGHYGLGFDHYCHFTSPIRRYPDLMVHRILQQCLEGKVIPDRELEKKCRHCSEMERHAMDAEREATKYKQVEYMMQHIGEVFDGVISGVAPFGFWVETIETKCEGMISLQSLASIDEFRYSETEYALIGIHTGRRFRFGDTVTILVAAANLQKRQLDYELVEVLDQPVSTRKKKHKKS is encoded by the coding sequence ATGGCCAGAAAAAAAAATACAAAAAAGAAAAAATCAACTGCTTCAGCCGGAAGGGAATACAAGGGTATCGTGGACATGACCCGTTCGGGACTGGCTTACATTGTGGTAGAGGGATTAGAAAAAGATATTCGCGTCAGGCAAAAAAACCTCAACACGGCCATGCATGGCGATGAAGTGCTTGTAAAAATCATTCCCCATCGACAGAAGGGTGGGCGCATGGAAGGCGAAGTGTTGCAGGTGATCAACCGAAAAAGAAATGAATTCACCGGCGTGTTGCAGGTGGCAGGTGCAAATGCATTTGTGGTACCTGATGATGAGCATTTGCCCCATGTGCTCGTGGATGTTGAACACATGCACGAAGCCAAGCCAGGTGACAAAGTAGTGGTTAAAATCCTGCGCTGGCGCGGAGCTCATCGCCTGCCCGAAGGCGAAATTACCCAGGTTCTAGATCCCGGACTTACCGGTGCTAATGATGTGGCCATGAAAGAAATTCTGGTCAGCCATGGTTTTCCACTGGTATTCCCGAATGAAGTGATGCAGGAATTGCTACACCTGCCCGAACGTATCCCTGAAATCGAATTCAGCAAACGAAAAGATATCAGAGAGGTGCTCACCTTCACCATCGATCCGGTCGATGCCCGGGATTTTGACGACGCAGTTTCTTTTCGCATCCTGAAAAACGGCTGGTATGAAGTGGGTGTGCATATCGCCGATGTGAGTTATTATGTACTGCCAGGCACCGCACTCGATGAAGAAGCCTACCGGCGGGCCACCTCGGTATACCTGCCCGACCGGGTGTTGCCTATGCTCCCCGAAAAAATTTCCAACGAATTATGTTCCCTGCGGCCAAATGAAGATAAACTTTGTTTTTCCGTCATCTTTCAGATTACGCCAGATGGACAAATGAAAAAACACTGGATCGGGAAAACGGTGATCCGGTCGAAACGCAGATTTACTTACGAAGAAGTTCAAGCAATCATCGAGGCCCATCGCGAAAAAGATCCTGAGCATTTTATCCATGCGACTTCATACGAACCTTATGTCAGGGAGCTGATGCTGTTACATCACCTCGCGCAAGGGTTCCGGAAAGAAAGAATCGCGCACGGCGCCATCAATTTCAGCTCATCGGAAGTACGTTTTGTGCTGGATGAACGGGCTTTCCCCATCGGTATCCTGATTAAGGAAAGCAAAGAAGCACATCAACTCATTGAAGAAATGATGCTGCTGGCCAATCGGACGGTTGCCGAGTTTGCATCAACGTACAGATACAAACAGCAACCCATCCCCTTCCCCTATCGTGTACACGATCAGCCCGATGAAGAAAAGCTGAAAATTTTCTCGGCCTTTGCCCTGAAATTCGGACACCGATTCGATTTGTCAACACCGCAAAGCATCGCCGCATCATTCAACAAAATGCTGGCCCTTGTGCAGGGCAGACCCGAACAACAGGTGCTTGAATCACTCGGTATCCGCACAATGGCTAAAGCCGTGTATAGCACGGAAAACATCGGTCATTACGGCCTCGGCTTTGATCATTATTGCCATTTCACCTCCCCTATCCGCCGATATCCCGATCTGATGGTACACCGTATCCTGCAACAATGCCTGGAAGGGAAAGTGATACCCGACAGGGAACTGGAAAAAAAATGCAGGCATTGCTCGGAAATGGAACGCCATGCCATGGATGCCGAACGCGAGGCCACAAAATACAAACAGGTGGAATATATGATGCAACACATCGGCGAAGTGTTCGATGGCGTGATTTCTGGCGTTGCACCTTTTGGATTCTGGGTGGAAACCATTGAAACGAAATGCGAAGGCATGATCAGCCTGCAAAGCCTGGCCAGCATCGATGAATTCCGGTATTCTGAAACAGAATATGCCCTGATTGGCATCCACACCGGCAGGAGATTTCGTTTTGGAGATACGGTAACGATTCTGGTGGCTGCTGCAAATTTGCAAAAACGACAGCTGGATTATGAACTGGTGGAAGTGCTGGATCAGCCTGTCAGCACACGAAAAAAGAAACACAAAAAATCCTGA
- a CDS encoding GIY-YIG nuclease family protein, translating into MPFFVYILQSHKDGSFYVGYTQNYILRLQQHNLGRSRYTSHKRPWSLIYVEQLPSKSAAIIRERKLKHNKKDYFLWLAAQPTNLIRKH; encoded by the coding sequence ATGCCCTTCTTCGTCTACATCCTTCAAAGCCATAAAGACGGCTCCTTTTACGTCGGTTACACCCAGAATTACATCCTCCGCCTTCAGCAACATAACCTCGGACGCTCACGTTATACCTCTCACAAACGCCCATGGTCCCTCATCTACGTCGAACAACTCCCCTCTAAATCCGCCGCCATCATCCGTGAACGTAAACTTAAACACAACAAAAAAGATTATTTCCTCTGGCTCGCCGCTCAACCCACCAATCTCATCCGCAAACATTAA
- a CDS encoding amino acid permease, with product MSRLSIYFRKKPVDVILQEAQAEPTGEGHRGHLKRELNVKDLTAMGIAAVVGAGIFSTIGEAAYHGGPGISLLFILTAITCGFSAMCYAEFAARIPVSGSAYTYAYASFGELIAWIIGWDLLMEYAIGNIAVSISWSGYFTNLLAGFHIQLPDYFTMDFLSAYRGYHTALHQLSAGMSLHELPAQLQRAYHAWLDAPGIGPIKCIADIPALCIVVFITYLVYIGIKETKLATNLMVALKLAVIIGVIILGFFYVQPANWSPFLPHGLGGVMKGVSAVFFAYIGFDAISTTAEECRNPQRDLPRGMILALVICTILYILVSLVLTGMVPFQELNVNDPLAFVFQRIGLTHISYVISVSAVIATASVLLVFQMGQPRIWMSMSRDGLLPPAFARIHPRFGTPSFSTIVTGIVVAVPALFMNLQEVTDLTSIGTLFAFVLVCGGILFLPEPSEQANDSTQSRPSKGFKVPYVNGKYIVPLLFLAGIITFRHFIIGLWKFDDLHPMRFAERLPYMLFMLIACIIAVFTYLKNWSLIPVLGFTSCLYLMTELGYTNWLRFLIWLVIGLIVYFTYSHKHSKLQEKDKVIAHHRVSSN from the coding sequence ATGAGTCGACTAAGCATTTATTTCAGAAAAAAGCCCGTTGATGTTATTTTACAGGAAGCACAGGCTGAGCCCACAGGGGAAGGACATCGTGGGCATCTGAAAAGGGAACTGAACGTGAAGGATCTCACCGCCATGGGGATTGCGGCCGTGGTGGGCGCGGGTATTTTTTCCACCATCGGTGAAGCTGCTTATCATGGAGGACCGGGCATTTCCTTATTGTTTATTCTCACAGCCATTACCTGCGGATTTTCGGCTATGTGTTATGCCGAGTTCGCCGCGCGTATTCCCGTATCGGGCAGTGCTTACACGTATGCGTATGCTTCGTTTGGTGAACTGATTGCATGGATTATTGGATGGGATTTGTTGATGGAATATGCCATTGGCAATATCGCCGTATCTATATCCTGGAGTGGCTATTTCACGAATCTATTAGCAGGATTTCATATCCAGTTGCCGGATTATTTCACCATGGATTTTCTATCGGCTTATCGTGGATATCATACGGCTTTACACCAGCTTTCTGCCGGCATGTCCTTGCACGAGTTACCGGCACAGCTGCAACGGGCTTACCATGCCTGGCTGGATGCGCCCGGCATAGGTCCCATCAAATGCATTGCCGATATCCCGGCGCTGTGTATCGTTGTGTTTATCACCTATCTGGTGTACATCGGCATCAAGGAAACCAAGCTGGCCACGAATCTGATGGTAGCTTTAAAACTGGCGGTAATCATCGGCGTCATCATACTCGGATTTTTCTACGTACAGCCAGCCAACTGGTCGCCCTTTCTGCCACACGGACTGGGAGGTGTGATGAAAGGAGTTTCTGCAGTGTTTTTTGCTTACATCGGCTTTGATGCTATTTCCACCACCGCCGAAGAATGTCGTAATCCCCAGCGCGACCTGCCCCGCGGTATGATACTGGCTCTGGTGATCTGCACCATTTTATACATTCTGGTTTCGCTGGTATTAACCGGTATGGTACCCTTTCAGGAATTGAACGTAAACGACCCCCTGGCTTTTGTATTTCAACGAATCGGATTAACCCATATCAGCTACGTGATTTCCGTGAGTGCCGTAATTGCTACGGCCAGCGTGCTGCTGGTGTTTCAAATGGGGCAACCTCGCATATGGATGAGCATGAGCAGGGATGGTCTGCTGCCTCCGGCTTTTGCCCGCATCCATCCCAGATTTGGAACACCTTCGTTTTCTACCATCGTAACGGGTATTGTAGTGGCCGTTCCCGCACTGTTTATGAATCTTCAGGAGGTTACCGACCTCACCAGCATCGGAACTTTATTTGCTTTTGTACTGGTATGCGGCGGTATTTTATTCTTACCCGAACCTTCCGAACAAGCAAATGATAGCACACAATCCAGGCCTTCAAAGGGTTTTAAAGTACCTTATGTTAATGGCAAATATATTGTTCCCCTGTTATTTCTGGCGGGTATCATCACCTTCAGGCATTTCATCATCGGTCTATGGAAATTTGATGATCTGCATCCGATGCGCTTTGCGGAACGCTTGCCATATATGTTGTTTATGTTGATAGCCTGCATCATTGCCGTTTTTACGTATTTAAAAAACTGGTCGTTGATTCCGGTACTTGGTTTTACCAGCTGTTTATATTTGATGACCGAACTGGGATATACCAACTGGCTGAGATTTCTCATCTGGCTGGTTATCGGATTGATCGTGTATTTCACCTACAGCCACAAACACAGCAAACTTCAGGAAAAAGATAAAGTTATTGCTCATCATCGCGTATCATCAAATTGA
- the lpxK gene encoding tetraacyldisaccharide 4'-kinase — MSTKGNIGKYRLPWYRWLLWPFAALYGLGIWLRNRLYDVGLLSAVQFDVPVIAIGNLSMGGTGKTPHVDWLVDMLKVHYEPVILSRGYGRKSSGYVFAGERVTVEDIGDEPMLLHLHHREVPLAVAEQRVLAIPQLLMDAAVQLPFSDQRFVVVLDDAFQHRSLKPGIHILLTTCDALFVDDYLFPVGYLRDLKSSAQRADLIIVTKCPDKLTPDEARQIEQRLKRLPHQQIFFTGLHYTQPYNFFTGETVRIDADAEILLFTGIARPQPLVDALQQHFTQIHTLFFRDHHDYALKDIFRIDQAYQQLQGKNRFLFTTEKDAVKLWPFKDEMQSRDWQLLVQPVKIYFLFDQQKACMDYILQYLSRASAGFFN, encoded by the coding sequence ATGAGCACGAAAGGTAACATAGGCAAATACCGCCTACCCTGGTACCGATGGCTTCTATGGCCATTTGCGGCGTTATATGGACTGGGCATCTGGCTGCGAAACCGATTGTATGACGTGGGACTCTTATCGGCCGTACAGTTTGATGTGCCGGTGATTGCCATTGGAAACCTTTCTATGGGCGGAACGGGCAAAACGCCGCATGTAGATTGGCTGGTGGATATGCTGAAGGTTCATTACGAGCCCGTGATACTGAGCAGGGGTTATGGCCGTAAATCCAGCGGATACGTATTTGCCGGCGAACGAGTCACTGTTGAAGATATCGGCGATGAGCCCATGCTGCTGCATCTGCATCATCGCGAGGTTCCGCTTGCTGTTGCCGAACAACGGGTGCTGGCGATCCCTCAACTGCTCATGGATGCAGCCGTACAACTGCCTTTTTCCGACCAACGTTTTGTGGTTGTACTCGACGATGCTTTTCAACATCGCAGCCTTAAACCGGGAATCCATATTTTGCTCACCACCTGCGATGCGTTGTTTGTCGACGATTATCTGTTTCCGGTTGGCTACCTGCGCGACCTGAAAAGCTCGGCCCAACGGGCTGATTTGATCATCGTAACGAAATGCCCGGATAAACTCACTCCCGACGAAGCCCGGCAAATCGAACAACGATTAAAACGCCTTCCCCATCAGCAAATCTTTTTTACTGGACTTCATTACACCCAGCCCTATAATTTTTTTACCGGAGAAACCGTTCGGATTGATGCAGATGCAGAAATTCTGTTGTTTACCGGAATAGCCCGTCCACAGCCACTTGTGGATGCACTCCAGCAACATTTTACGCAAATCCACACCTTATTTTTCAGGGATCATCATGATTACGCGCTGAAAGATATTTTCCGTATCGATCAAGCGTACCAGCAATTGCAGGGGAAAAACCGGTTTCTTTTTACCACGGAAAAAGATGCGGTGAAACTCTGGCCGTTTAAAGATGAAATGCAAAGTCGAGACTGGCAATTGCTGGTCCAACCGGTGAAAATCTATTTTTTATTCGACCAGCAAAAGGCTTGCATGGATTACATCCTGCAATACCTTTCTCGTGCATCCGCTGGTTTTTTTAATTGA